Proteins from a single region of Candidatus Delongbacteria bacterium:
- the amrA gene encoding AmmeMemoRadiSam system protein A → MKDTTHGLAPDTGAAALRYVRELLLADLEQRPEPELPAGPELERLAGAFVSLHKAGHLRGCMGWLEADQPLKAVLRHVARNAAFDDPRFPALRLEELAQCAVEITVLEPARPVAGPEEIQLGRHGVILAARGRRAVFLPQVAPEQGWTLEETLTQLARKAGLAADAWRREDCRLEVFEAQVLREDSAPPPPGH, encoded by the coding sequence ATGAAGGACACGACGCACGGCCTCGCGCCGGACACTGGCGCGGCCGCGCTGCGCTACGTGCGCGAGCTGCTCCTGGCCGACCTGGAGCAGCGGCCGGAGCCGGAGCTGCCCGCCGGGCCGGAACTGGAGCGGCTGGCTGGGGCCTTCGTCAGCCTGCACAAGGCGGGTCATCTGCGCGGCTGCATGGGCTGGCTGGAGGCCGACCAACCGCTCAAGGCCGTGCTGCGCCACGTGGCGCGCAACGCGGCCTTCGACGATCCGCGCTTTCCCGCCCTGCGCCTGGAGGAGCTGGCCCAGTGCGCGGTGGAGATCACCGTGCTGGAGCCCGCCCGGCCGGTGGCGGGACCGGAGGAGATCCAGCTGGGTCGGCACGGCGTGATCCTGGCGGCGCGCGGCCGGCGGGCGGTCTTCCTGCCCCAGGTGGCTCCGGAACAGGGCTGGACGCTGGAGGAGACCCTCACCCAGCTGGCCCGCAAGGCCGGGCTGGCGGCGGACGCCTGGCGCCGGGAGGACTGTCGCCTGGAGGTCTTCGAAGCCCAGGTGCTGCGCGAGGACTCCGCGCCTCCCCCGCCCGGGCACTGA
- the cdd gene encoding cytidine deaminase has protein sequence MSGITDEDLLGKAWEARKAARCGYSGFAVGAALEAADGRVFSGCNVESSSYGLSCCAERVALFKALSEGAAEFTRIAVVTDAPQVCPPCGACRQLLADYAPRVRVLMANAQERLDLPFADLYPYGFDQQFLARP, from the coding sequence ATGAGCGGAATCACGGACGAGGATCTGCTGGGCAAGGCCTGGGAGGCCCGCAAGGCCGCCCGCTGCGGCTACAGCGGATTCGCGGTGGGGGCGGCCCTGGAGGCCGCCGACGGTCGTGTCTTCAGCGGCTGCAACGTGGAATCCAGTTCCTACGGCCTGTCCTGTTGCGCCGAGCGCGTGGCGCTCTTCAAGGCGCTCTCCGAGGGAGCCGCGGAGTTCACGCGCATCGCCGTGGTGACGGACGCGCCCCAGGTCTGCCCGCCCTGCGGGGCCTGCCGCCAGCTGCTGGCAGACTACGCGCCCCGCGTCCGCGTGCTGATGGCCAACGCCCAGGAACGCCTGGATCTGCCCTTCGCCGACCTCTATCCCTACGGTTTCGACCAGCAGTTCCTGGCCCGCCCATGA
- the udk gene encoding uridine kinase, which produces MKRRPILIGIAGGTGSGKTLVARTLVERLGSDRVAVMEQDSYYKANWELPFEERAKVNYDHPDAFDHDLLLDHVRKLLKGDGVDMPVYDYVQHARCRERSIRVENHLCVILEGILVLHDPVLRRKMDIKVFVDTDADVRFIRRLRRDVKERGRSLDGVIEQYETVVAPMHLQFAEPTKRFADIIIPQGGQNLVAIDLLQTKIASLLKD; this is translated from the coding sequence ATGAAGCGGCGCCCCATCCTCATCGGCATCGCCGGCGGCACGGGCTCGGGCAAGACCCTGGTGGCCCGGACCCTGGTGGAGCGGCTGGGCAGCGACCGAGTGGCTGTGATGGAGCAGGACAGCTACTACAAGGCCAACTGGGAGCTGCCCTTCGAGGAGCGCGCCAAGGTCAATTACGACCACCCCGACGCCTTCGACCACGACCTGCTGCTGGACCACGTGCGCAAGCTGCTCAAGGGCGACGGCGTGGACATGCCGGTCTACGACTACGTGCAGCACGCCCGCTGCCGGGAGCGCTCCATCCGGGTGGAGAACCACCTCTGCGTGATCCTCGAGGGCATCCTGGTGCTGCACGATCCCGTGCTGCGCCGCAAGATGGACATCAAGGTCTTCGTGGACACGGACGCCGACGTGCGCTTCATCCGGCGCCTGCGGCGGGACGTGAAGGAGCGCGGACGCTCGCTGGACGGGGTCATCGAGCAGTACGAGACCGTGGTGGCGCCCATGCACCTGCAGTTCGCGGAGCCCACCAAGCGCTTCGCCGACATCATCATCCCCCAGGGTGGCCAGAACCTGGTGGCCATCGACCTGCTGCAGACCAAGATCGCCAGCCTGCTCAAGGATTGA
- a CDS encoding thymidine kinase, producing the protein MLFMRPGSGWIEVICGSMYSGKTEELIRRLRLARIARKSVQIFKPELDTRYSSTGIVSHNEQSLGSLVVARARQIPELAGDAEVIGVDEAQFFDDELVPVCEELARAGRRVVAAGLDKDWRGEPFGLMPRLMAVAEFVTKQHAICVVCGNPANFSQRKTLAREQVLLGAGDVYEARCRHCFQVPSEEQLRLFDHSPELD; encoded by the coding sequence ATGCTATTCATGAGGCCCGGCAGCGGCTGGATCGAAGTGATCTGCGGCAGCATGTACAGCGGCAAGACCGAGGAGCTGATCCGCCGGCTGCGCCTGGCGCGCATCGCCCGCAAGAGCGTGCAGATCTTCAAGCCCGAGCTGGACACGCGCTACTCGAGCACGGGCATCGTCAGCCACAACGAGCAGAGCCTGGGCAGCCTGGTGGTCGCGCGGGCCCGGCAGATTCCCGAGCTGGCCGGCGACGCCGAGGTGATCGGCGTGGACGAGGCCCAGTTCTTCGACGACGAGCTGGTGCCCGTCTGCGAGGAGCTGGCCCGGGCCGGCCGGCGCGTGGTGGCGGCCGGGCTGGACAAGGACTGGCGCGGCGAACCCTTCGGCCTGATGCCGCGGCTGATGGCCGTGGCGGAGTTCGTCACCAAGCAGCACGCCATCTGCGTGGTCTGCGGCAACCCGGCCAACTTCTCCCAGCGCAAGACCCTGGCCCGCGAGCAGGTGCTGCTGGGCGCGGGGGACGTCTACGAGGCCCGCTGCCGGCACTGTTTCCAGGTGCCCAGCGAGGAGCAGCTGCGGTTGTTCGACCACAGTCCGGAACTGGACTGA
- a CDS encoding nucleoside transporter C-terminal domain-containing protein, which yields MLERLMSFAGIFALLGIAWLMSNDRKHVKAKPILYGMLLQLALGGLLLAWAPGRAGFQWFSDGVASFLALSDKGAEFLFGNLTRPEHFFPGGGFWPGFGFQFAFKVLPTIIFFSAVMSIMYYLGIMQVIIKGMARAVQKVMGTSGSETLSCTANIFVGQTEAPLLIKPFLAGMTNSELLTVMVGGFATIAGGVMAGYIAMGVNAGHLIVASVLSCPAALVVGKIIQPETGVSQTAGRTELPVINVGDNVVDAAARGTTDGLKLAANVAAMLIAFISLIALVDWMLGGADALIDGRLLGGAALPSGEFAGWFPGSLRTFFGTLLAPLAFLMGVPWQDAGAVGNLLGIKLSINEFVGYSTLAELIQTQSITPRAQVIATYAMCGFANFSSIGIQIGGIGALAPERRGDLARLGLKAMFGGAIASWITACIAGMMI from the coding sequence ATGCTGGAACGTCTGATGAGCTTCGCGGGCATCTTCGCCCTGCTCGGCATCGCCTGGCTGATGTCCAACGACCGCAAGCACGTGAAGGCGAAACCGATTCTCTATGGCATGCTGCTGCAGCTGGCGCTGGGCGGCCTGCTGCTGGCCTGGGCTCCCGGGCGGGCGGGTTTCCAGTGGTTCTCCGACGGCGTCGCCTCGTTCCTGGCGCTGTCCGACAAGGGCGCCGAGTTCCTGTTCGGCAACCTCACCCGGCCCGAGCACTTCTTTCCCGGCGGGGGTTTCTGGCCGGGCTTCGGCTTCCAGTTCGCCTTCAAGGTCCTGCCCACGATCATCTTCTTCTCGGCCGTGATGTCCATTATGTATTACCTGGGCATCATGCAGGTCATCATCAAGGGCATGGCCCGCGCCGTGCAGAAGGTGATGGGCACCAGCGGCTCGGAGACCCTGAGCTGCACGGCCAACATCTTCGTGGGCCAGACCGAGGCCCCGCTGCTGATCAAACCTTTCCTCGCGGGCATGACCAACTCCGAGCTGCTGACCGTGATGGTGGGCGGCTTCGCCACCATCGCCGGCGGCGTGATGGCCGGCTACATCGCCATGGGCGTCAACGCCGGGCACCTGATCGTGGCCAGCGTGCTGAGCTGTCCGGCGGCCCTGGTGGTGGGGAAGATCATCCAGCCGGAGACCGGCGTCTCCCAGACCGCGGGCAGGACGGAACTGCCCGTCATCAACGTGGGCGACAACGTGGTGGACGCCGCCGCTCGCGGCACCACCGACGGACTGAAACTGGCCGCCAACGTGGCCGCCATGCTCATCGCCTTCATCTCGCTGATCGCGCTGGTGGACTGGATGCTGGGCGGCGCGGACGCGCTGATCGACGGGCGGCTGCTGGGTGGCGCGGCGCTGCCCTCGGGCGAGTTCGCCGGCTGGTTCCCGGGCAGCCTGCGCACCTTCTTCGGCACGCTGCTCGCGCCGCTGGCCTTCCTGATGGGCGTGCCCTGGCAGGACGCCGGGGCCGTGGGCAACCTGCTGGGCATCAAGCTCAGCATCAACGAATTCGTGGGCTACTCCACCCTGGCGGAGTTGATCCAGACCCAGAGCATCACGCCGCGCGCGCAGGTGATCGCCACCTACGCCATGTGCGGCTTCGCCAATTTCAGCAGCATCGGAATCCAGATCGGCGGGATCGGGGCGCTGGCGCCCGAGCGGCGCGGGGACTTGGCTCGGCTGGGGCTGAAGGCGATGTTCGGTGGCGCCATCGCCTCCTGGATCACGGCCTGCATCGCCGGCATGATGATCTGA
- a CDS encoding purine-nucleoside phosphorylase — MHEQIRQAAAFVRQELGEIPPRAVVLGSGLGVLVDHMDGARELSTAAIPHFPVSTVPGHAGRLVAGRLDGTPVLALKGRVHAYEGYSQEQVVFPIRLFAALGVKALVTTNAVGCVNRLLRPGDLVLLTDQLNLMFRNPLRGPNDDALGPRFPDMSAAYDPGLNQCARETARELGLDLKCGVMAGLLGPSYETPAEIRMLARLEADVVGMSTIPEAIAARHLGLPMAAISCVTNYAAGLGAGTLNHAEVTDVAEQARERFSALLSALLARI, encoded by the coding sequence ATGCATGAGCAGATCCGGCAGGCCGCCGCGTTCGTGAGACAAGAGCTGGGCGAGATCCCGCCGCGCGCCGTGGTGCTGGGCAGCGGGCTGGGCGTCCTGGTGGACCACATGGACGGGGCCCGGGAACTGTCCACGGCGGCGATTCCGCACTTCCCGGTCTCCACCGTGCCCGGCCACGCGGGCCGGCTGGTGGCCGGGCGGCTGGACGGCACGCCCGTGCTGGCGCTGAAAGGACGCGTCCACGCCTACGAAGGCTACAGCCAGGAGCAGGTGGTCTTTCCCATCCGCCTGTTCGCCGCGCTGGGCGTGAAGGCCCTGGTCACCACCAACGCCGTGGGCTGCGTCAACCGGCTGTTGCGGCCGGGGGACCTCGTGCTGCTGACAGACCAGCTCAACCTGATGTTTCGCAATCCCCTGCGCGGCCCCAACGACGATGCCCTGGGTCCGCGCTTCCCCGACATGAGCGCGGCCTACGACCCGGGGCTGAACCAGTGCGCGCGCGAGACCGCCCGGGAACTGGGCCTGGACCTGAAGTGCGGCGTGATGGCCGGGCTGCTGGGCCCCAGCTACGAGACGCCGGCGGAGATCCGCATGCTGGCGCGGCTGGAGGCCGACGTCGTGGGCATGAGCACCATCCCCGAGGCCATCGCGGCCCGCCACCTGGGCCTGCCCATGGCCGCCATCAGCTGCGTGACCAACTACGCCGCCGGACTGGGCGCCGGGACGCTGAACCACGCCGAGGTCACGGACGTGGCCGAGCAGGCCCGCGAGCGCTTCTCCGCCCTCTTGTCCGCGCTGCTAGCCAGGATCTGA
- a CDS encoding BamA/TamA family outer membrane protein, translating to MSARWLPALLLACLAALAQEEPDESAGPAPGDWTEWRVRSLHCTGLMHTDSSVILRELELRPGVGYSDRLLQEDARAVKNTNLFARLVVSVNPDSSEEAVDIVYAVSERPSWLAYPILTPTDRLGWVYGFALMNRNQGGMGRRLDLQAEFGEHLSYSFYLQEPWFLGRRQPVSLYVNRRRSDSADGDYRKVNKEVRLGWQHYFDRETLLGVHPSWQEVTVHDRRPLAQPATSNPLGVDVFGGLGLVVERNTTDYHASPRTGSVQSAGLSAFGLGGSEMPAGLAAGLSLSRFQPLGDNLVLGLHSAADLLTGRRADYMKHYLGQRGRVRAGGVDQWPGWSLWHGSAELRMTLLPRQVFFQHVDFGLGAVAFLDGGLVWSDVFQGRRLAAGGAGVGLRLYAPFVEVGRVDLAWSPTHGAMIQIGQGHSF from the coding sequence ATGAGCGCGCGCTGGCTCCCCGCCTTGCTGCTGGCCTGCCTGGCCGCCCTGGCCCAGGAGGAGCCCGACGAGAGTGCGGGGCCGGCTCCGGGCGACTGGACCGAATGGCGCGTGCGCAGCCTGCACTGCACGGGCCTCATGCACACGGACTCCAGCGTCATCCTGCGCGAGCTGGAGCTGCGGCCCGGCGTGGGCTACAGCGACCGGCTGCTGCAGGAGGACGCGCGCGCCGTCAAGAACACCAACCTGTTCGCGCGGCTGGTGGTCTCGGTCAACCCGGACAGCAGCGAAGAGGCGGTGGACATCGTCTACGCGGTCAGCGAGCGGCCGAGCTGGCTGGCCTATCCCATCCTGACGCCCACCGATCGGCTGGGCTGGGTCTACGGCTTCGCCCTGATGAACCGCAACCAGGGCGGGATGGGGCGCCGGCTGGACCTGCAGGCCGAGTTCGGCGAACACCTCAGCTATTCTTTCTACCTGCAGGAACCCTGGTTCCTGGGACGACGCCAGCCGGTCTCGCTCTACGTCAACCGGCGCCGCAGCGACTCGGCGGACGGCGACTACCGCAAGGTCAACAAGGAAGTGCGGCTGGGCTGGCAGCACTACTTCGACCGGGAGACGCTGTTGGGGGTCCATCCCTCCTGGCAGGAGGTCACCGTGCACGACCGCCGGCCGCTGGCGCAGCCGGCCACCAGCAATCCGCTGGGCGTGGACGTGTTCGGCGGGCTGGGACTGGTCGTGGAGCGCAACACCACGGACTACCACGCCAGTCCGCGCACGGGCTCGGTGCAGAGCGCGGGGCTGAGCGCCTTCGGGCTGGGGGGGTCTGAGATGCCGGCGGGACTGGCCGCCGGGCTGTCCCTGAGCCGGTTCCAGCCCCTGGGCGACAACCTGGTGCTGGGCCTGCACAGCGCGGCCGACCTGCTGACGGGGCGGCGCGCGGACTACATGAAGCACTATCTTGGCCAGCGGGGCCGAGTGCGGGCCGGCGGCGTGGACCAGTGGCCGGGCTGGAGCCTGTGGCACGGCAGCGCCGAGTTGCGGATGACCCTTCTGCCCAGGCAGGTCTTCTTCCAGCACGTGGACTTCGGGCTGGGCGCCGTGGCCTTCCTGGACGGGGGCCTGGTCTGGAGCGACGTGTTCCAGGGCCGGCGGCTGGCGGCGGGGGGCGCGGGCGTGGGTCTGCGCCTCTACGCGCCGTTCGTGGAGGTGGGACGGGTGGACCTGGCCTGGTCGCCCACGCATGGAGCCATGATCCAGATCGGACAGGGGCATTCCTTTTGA
- a CDS encoding FAD-dependent oxidoreductase: protein MTTTALPPTRVLWLEDRPAEIRDPLPEAVEAVVVGAGLAGLSVALHLRRLGVEVCVLEREHPAAGASGRNAGHLLAGTSEYYNRAVDLLGREKAREIWAFTVANQQDFSAHLLSLPVETGYQRCGYLACATTEHERRELEQTAQLLREDGFESEFWSAEQLVKRTGRSPFLGARYSPDDGQVQPARVVWALADELRAAGGRLASRTEVLAVESDPAGWRLELRTPEGARRLRATVVIHCTNAWTFQLLPAFTDLISPVRGQMLATERLHKVIPMAMAANYGYEYWRQAPNGEVVLGGWRWSQQEQEIGVLTETLNPEIHAGLSTFLQGHFPKLEGAAIRCAWTGVMGFSRDGLPWVGEVPGRQGQYLAAGFTGHGFGLAWRCAQGLAEEIVQGRLCENLRWFRPRRA from the coding sequence TTGACGACGACGGCGCTCCCCCCCACGCGCGTCCTCTGGCTGGAGGACCGGCCCGCAGAGATCCGGGATCCGCTGCCCGAGGCCGTGGAGGCCGTGGTGGTGGGCGCCGGCCTGGCCGGACTTTCCGTGGCCCTGCACCTGCGGCGGCTGGGGGTGGAGGTCTGCGTGCTGGAGCGCGAGCATCCCGCGGCGGGGGCCTCCGGCCGCAACGCCGGCCATCTGCTGGCCGGGACCTCCGAGTACTACAACCGCGCCGTGGATTTGCTGGGGCGCGAGAAGGCCCGGGAGATCTGGGCCTTCACCGTGGCCAACCAGCAGGACTTCTCCGCCCACCTGCTCTCGCTGCCCGTGGAGACGGGCTACCAGCGCTGCGGCTACCTGGCCTGCGCCACCACCGAGCACGAGCGTCGCGAGCTGGAGCAGACCGCCCAGTTGCTGCGCGAGGACGGGTTCGAGAGCGAGTTCTGGAGCGCCGAGCAGCTGGTGAAGCGCACGGGGCGCAGTCCCTTCCTGGGGGCGCGCTACTCGCCGGACGACGGACAGGTGCAGCCCGCCCGCGTGGTCTGGGCCCTGGCGGACGAGTTGCGCGCCGCCGGCGGCCGCTTGGCCTCGCGCACGGAGGTTCTGGCGGTGGAGAGCGACCCCGCGGGCTGGCGCCTGGAGCTGCGCACGCCGGAGGGCGCCCGCCGGCTGCGCGCCACGGTGGTGATCCATTGCACCAACGCCTGGACCTTCCAGCTGCTGCCCGCCTTCACGGACCTGATCAGCCCCGTGCGCGGCCAGATGCTGGCCACGGAGCGCCTGCACAAGGTGATTCCCATGGCCATGGCCGCCAACTACGGCTACGAGTACTGGCGCCAGGCCCCCAACGGCGAAGTGGTGCTGGGCGGCTGGCGCTGGTCCCAGCAGGAGCAGGAGATCGGCGTCCTGACGGAGACGCTCAACCCGGAGATCCACGCCGGGCTCTCCACCTTCCTGCAAGGCCACTTCCCCAAGCTCGAGGGCGCGGCCATCCGCTGCGCCTGGACCGGCGTGATGGGCTTCTCCCGGGACGGCCTGCCCTGGGTGGGCGAGGTGCCGGGTCGCCAGGGCCAGTACCTGGCGGCGGGCTTCACGGGGCACGGTTTCGGCCTGGCGTGGCGCTGCGCCCAGGGGCTGGCAGAAGAAATCGTCCAGGGCCGCCTCTGCGAAAATCTGCGCTGGTTCCGGCCGCGACGGGCCTGA
- a CDS encoding T9SS type A sorting domain-containing protein, which yields MKKILLGTLAVVSLASISSANLQLNFPSTKLGVGPENVVGNVSADAMLTVDGTDVARVPANVIFEGGSPLAVSLVWAYDSDPAYNLEFLIGEEGSFVAIRDVKVYLTSSCDPPQVLTYSRGVSNQYAYNLGTPFPGTLPTSMPVFATLEPCGPACEPGFTFAPAGYDFGTVITNVPQTTTFEICNTAVGDCPPIGGTVTENCAVFSVEPLNYVLAPGECQIFTVTFTGVRGGPTVCDIITDHGVFTCTVDDQVAGTETPAVFALGEAYPNPFNPTTTLSYSVPENQEAVLSVYNTNGQLVKTLVNGMVERGEHKVVFDASDLASGVYVYTLKTASQSAMHKMVLVK from the coding sequence ATGAAGAAGATTCTGCTCGGAACTCTGGCCGTTGTCAGCCTGGCTTCCATCAGCTCGGCCAACCTGCAGCTCAATTTCCCCTCCACGAAGCTCGGCGTCGGCCCCGAGAACGTGGTGGGCAACGTGTCCGCTGACGCCATGTTGACGGTGGACGGCACGGATGTCGCCCGCGTCCCGGCCAACGTGATCTTCGAAGGCGGCAGCCCGCTGGCCGTCTCCCTGGTGTGGGCCTACGATTCGGATCCCGCCTACAACCTCGAGTTCCTGATCGGCGAGGAAGGTTCCTTCGTGGCCATCCGCGACGTCAAGGTGTACCTGACCAGCTCCTGCGATCCGCCGCAGGTCCTGACCTATTCCCGTGGCGTGAGCAACCAGTATGCCTACAACCTGGGCACTCCCTTCCCGGGCACGCTGCCGACCTCCATGCCGGTCTTCGCCACCTTGGAGCCCTGCGGTCCGGCTTGCGAGCCTGGCTTCACCTTTGCGCCGGCTGGCTATGATTTCGGAACGGTGATCACCAATGTTCCGCAGACCACGACCTTCGAAATCTGCAACACGGCTGTTGGTGACTGCCCGCCCATCGGTGGCACGGTGACCGAGAATTGCGCCGTCTTCTCCGTTGAGCCCCTGAACTACGTGCTGGCCCCGGGCGAGTGCCAGATCTTCACCGTGACCTTCACGGGCGTCCGTGGTGGACCGACGGTCTGTGACATCATCACCGACCATGGCGTGTTCACCTGCACTGTGGACGATCAGGTGGCCGGCACCGAGACCCCCGCGGTCTTCGCGCTGGGCGAAGCCTATCCGAACCCCTTCAACCCCACCACCACCCTGAGCTACTCGGTGCCCGAGAATCAGGAAGCCGTGCTGAGCGTGTACAACACGAACGGCCAGCTGGTGAAGACCCTGGTGAACGGCATGGTCGAGCGTGGCGAGCACAAGGTTGTGTTCGACGCCAGCGACCTGGCCTCCGGTGTGTACGTCTACACGCTGAAGACCGCTTCCCAGAGCGCCATGCACAAGATGGTCCTGGTCAAGTAA
- a CDS encoding T9SS type A sorting domain-containing protein, producing MKHVLAALALCSLATTSSANLQLSFPSTKLGVGPENVVGNVSADAMLTVDGTDVARIPANVIFEGGSPLAVSLVWAYDSDATYNLEFLIGEEGAFVAIRDVKVYLTCPHYTNYVFTYARGANNQYAYNLGTPFPGTLPTSMPVFATLMCDPFPICGVDVTSLDFGTVYNPAPVQQSFQVCNVGGDILVGTVTESCPAFSIVAGADFLLAAGECQSVLVEFVGDHSGPIVCDLLLGDCTVTCIVNDIVAGTETPAVFALSEAYPNPFNPTTTLSYSVPENQEAVLSVYNTNGQLVKTLVNGMVERGEHKVVFDASDLASGVYVYTLKTASQSAMHKMVLVK from the coding sequence ATGAAGCATGTGCTCGCAGCCTTGGCGCTATGCAGTTTGGCCACGACCAGTTCGGCCAACCTGCAGCTCAGTTTCCCCTCCACGAAGCTCGGCGTCGGCCCCGAGAACGTGGTGGGCAACGTGTCCGCCGACGCCATGTTGACGGTGGACGGCACGGACGTCGCCCGCATCCCGGCCAACGTGATTTTCGAAGGCGGCAGCCCGCTGGCCGTCTCCCTGGTGTGGGCCTACGATTCGGACGCCACCTACAACCTCGAGTTCCTGATCGGCGAAGAGGGTGCCTTCGTGGCCATCCGCGACGTCAAAGTGTACCTGACCTGCCCGCACTACACAAATTATGTGTTCACGTATGCTCGTGGCGCAAATAATCAGTACGCTTACAACCTTGGAACTCCCTTCCCAGGCACCCTGCCGACCTCCATGCCGGTCTTCGCCACCCTCATGTGCGATCCGTTCCCGATCTGTGGCGTTGATGTCACCAGCCTTGACTTTGGCACCGTGTACAATCCTGCCCCCGTGCAGCAGAGCTTCCAGGTTTGCAACGTCGGTGGCGACATCCTGGTGGGCACCGTGACCGAGAGCTGCCCGGCCTTCAGTATCGTAGCCGGCGCTGACTTTTTGCTGGCCGCTGGCGAGTGCCAGAGCGTCCTGGTCGAGTTCGTCGGCGACCACTCCGGCCCGATCGTCTGCGACCTGCTGCTGGGCGACTGCACCGTGACCTGCATCGTGAACGACATCGTGGCCGGCACCGAGACCCCCGCGGTCTTCGCGCTGTCCGAAGCCTATCCGAACCCCTTCAACCCCACCACGACCCTGAGCTACTCGGTTCCCGAGAATCAGGAAGCCGTGCTGAGCGTGTACAACACGAACGGCCAGCTGGTGAAGACCCTGGTGAACGGCATGGTCGAGCGTGGCGAGCACAAGGTTGTGTTCGACGCCAGCGACCTGGCATCCGGTGTGTACGTCTACACGCTGAAGACCGCTTCCCAGAGCGCCATGCACAAGATGGTCCTGGTCAAGTAA
- a CDS encoding T9SS type A sorting domain-containing protein — MKSWSLWLVLLLGLGLDSRANVQFSFPVARLGTGPYNTVQNLSADAILVVDGVEIAGRLPANQIFQGGSPEQVSLVWAYDSDFAEWLEGDGALVQLRNIRLTLTCPDGSNSLSQTCGSSPILYELGSHTWFTQSCPPQTFPTLVCGCTGQLALAPSTLDFGRVGQADPVSMSFWICNPGPVACPPVAGSLVAECPAFSVFPEEYLVPGDSCQEVVVTFVGSHAGPTSCEIVTTHGVVTCVVDDEVAATEGPAGFGLGEAVPNPFNPTTTLSYSVPETEVVTLKVYNTQGQLVRTLVNGLVERGEHKVVFDAAELASGVYVSTLTSATRSAAARKLLLVK, encoded by the coding sequence ATGAAGAGTTGGAGTCTGTGGCTTGTGCTGCTGCTTGGGCTTGGTCTGGACAGCCGGGCCAACGTGCAGTTCAGCTTCCCGGTCGCGCGGCTGGGAACGGGACCCTACAACACCGTCCAAAACCTGAGTGCGGACGCCATTCTCGTGGTGGATGGCGTGGAAATCGCCGGGCGCCTGCCTGCCAACCAGATTTTCCAAGGGGGCAGTCCGGAGCAGGTGTCCTTGGTTTGGGCCTATGACAGCGACTTCGCGGAGTGGCTCGAGGGTGACGGTGCGCTGGTGCAACTGCGCAACATCCGCCTGACGCTCACCTGCCCGGACGGCAGCAACTCCCTCAGCCAGACCTGCGGGAGCAGTCCCATCCTCTACGAGCTAGGGTCCCATACCTGGTTTACGCAGTCCTGTCCGCCGCAAACCTTTCCAACCCTGGTATGTGGCTGCACGGGGCAATTGGCGCTTGCACCCTCCACGCTGGACTTTGGACGCGTCGGGCAGGCCGACCCGGTCAGCATGTCCTTCTGGATCTGCAATCCGGGACCCGTGGCCTGTCCACCGGTGGCGGGAAGCCTGGTGGCGGAATGCCCGGCCTTTTCCGTTTTCCCGGAAGAGTATCTGGTGCCAGGAGATTCCTGTCAGGAGGTGGTAGTCACCTTTGTCGGCAGCCATGCGGGTCCAACGAGTTGTGAAATCGTGACAACGCACGGTGTGGTGACCTGCGTCGTGGACGACGAAGTGGCTGCGACGGAAGGGCCCGCCGGGTTTGGGTTGGGCGAGGCCGTTCCCAATCCCTTCAACCCCACCACGACCCTGAGCTACTCGGTACCGGAGACCGAAGTCGTCACGCTGAAGGTGTACAACACGCAGGGCCAGTTGGTGAGGACCCTGGTGAACGGCCTGGTGGAGCGAGGCGAGCACAAGGTGGTGTTCGACGCCGCTGAGCTGGCCTCCGGCGTCTACGTAAGCACGCTGACCTCGGCGACCCGGAGCGCCGCCGCGCGCAAACTGCTCTTAGTCAAGTAG